One segment of Cottoperca gobio chromosome 24, fCotGob3.1, whole genome shotgun sequence DNA contains the following:
- the LOC115028901 gene encoding solute carrier family 22 member 2-like produces the protein MATFDDILEEVGNFGRCQKRIFALLCMVSMPWAGVYVGIVFQGFTPDHWCRDPAVVEKRQACGWSLADSRRLTVPLVNSSGVMQQSSCQRYEVDWNTTALSCETKELDLSKTPTTACTDGWEYDYEGRQSFVTEFDLVCSDGWWVDLYQATLNVGFLVGSITIGYLADRFGRKISFLVSSLLNGIAGIMVAVAPNYVTLLVFRTLYGFGVKGGWVAGYVLITEIVGVEYRRTVGVLYQMFFSIGLLILPLLAYFITDWRWLQVVITVPYFIFLSYYWFIPESPRWLLSQNKKAQAVQITEAMAKENKMTLSKNIETLTDENADTCTASFMDLIKTPKMRKHTFILSFNWFTSAVVYQGLIMRLGILGGNVYIDFLISGLVEFPAAFLILFTIERIGRRIPFASANIVAGAACFITAFIPDSLFWFKTVVACIGRLGITMAFEMVVFVNTELYPTFVRNLGVSVCSTLCDVGGIVAPFLLYRLAVIWLELPLIIFGSLAFVAGGLVLMLPETRGVPLPETIDDIEFPERVKEKAALKNQQLTNLLPNNDVSFNKETATV, from the exons ATGGCGACTTTTGACGACATCTTGGAAGAAGTGGGGAACTTTGGCCGCTGTCAGAAGCGTATCTTCGCCCTGCTGTGCATGGTGTCCATGCCCTGGGCAGGCGTGTACGTCGGCATCGTCTTCCAGGGTTTCACCCCGGATCACTGGTGCCGGGACCCCGCGGTGGTGGAGAAGAGGCAGGCGTGCGGCTGGAGCCTGGCGGACAGTCGCAGGCTGACGGTGCCTCTGGTCAACAGCTCAGGAGTgatgcagcagagcagctgtCAGCGCTACGAGGTGGACTGGAACACAACGGCACTCAGCTGCGAGACGAAGGAACTGGACCTCAGCAAAACTCCCACAACCGCCTGCACAGACGGCTGGGAGTACGACTACGAGGGCAGGCAGTCCTTCGTTACCGAG TTCGACCTGGTGTGTTCAGATGGATGGTGGGTGGATCTGTACCAGGCCACTCTCAACGTGGGCTTCCTGGTTGGGAGCATCACAATTGGCTACCTGGCCGACAG gtTTGGCAGGAAAATaagcttcctggtgtccagcttGCTGAATGGGATCGCAGGAATAATGGTGGCCGTGGCTCCAAACTACGTGACGTTACTCGTCTTCCGAACGCTCTACGGGTTCGGAGTGAAAGGAGGCTGGGTGGCCGGATACGTGCTGA TCACGGAGATCGTGGGGGTGGAGTACAGACGCACAGTGGGAGTCCTGTACCAGATGTTCTTCAGCATCggcctcctcatcctccctctgCTCGCCTACTTCATCACCGACTGGCGCTGGCTGCAGGTCGTCATCACCGTCCCCTACTTCATCTTCCTGTCCTACTACTG GTTTATCCCAGAATCTCCAAGATGGCTTCTGTCTCAGAATAAAAAGGCCCAAGCTGTGCAGATCACTGAGGCCATGGCCAAAGAGAACAAGATGACGCTGTCCAAGAACATCGAG ACTCTGACAGATGAGAACGCAGACACCTGCACTGCCTCCTTCATGGACCTGATCAAAACTCcaaaaatgagaaaacacaCTTTCATCCTCAGCTTCAACTG GTTCACCAGCGCTGTGGTCTACCAGGGTTTGATCATGAGGCTGGGCATTCTGGGAGGAAACGTCTACATCGACTTCCTCATCTCTGGCCTGGTGGAGTTCCCCGCCgccttcctcatcctcttcacCATCGAACGCATCGGCAGACGCATTCCCTTCGCCTCCGCCAACATCGTAGCTGGAGCCGCCTGCTTCATCACCGCCTTCATCCCTGACA GTCTGTTCTGGTTTAAGACGGTGGTGGCCTGCATCGGGCGGCTGGGGATCACCATGGCCTTTGAGATGGTGGTGTTTGTTAACACTGAGCTCTACCCGACGTTTGTCAG GAACCTGGGAGTGTCCGTTTGTTCCACGCTGTGTGACGTTGGAGGCATCGTCGCTCCCTTCCTGCTCTACAGACTGGCTGTCATCTGGCTGGAGCTGCCACTCATCATCTTCG GCTCTCTGGCTTTCGTGGCCGGTGGTTTGGTGCTGATGCTTCCTGAGACCAGAGGTGTGCCGCTGCCCGAAACCATCGACGACATCGAGTTCCCCGAAAG agtgaaGGAGAAAGCTGCTCTGAAGAACCAGCAGTTGACCAACCTGCTGCCAAACAACGATGTATCGTTCAACAAAGAAACGGCGACTGTTTAA
- the plg gene encoding plasminogen — protein sequence MDLYKLAFLLGTLICSVSCTEVDSYTKTEGAWILSLQKRQHSANTVAECAAKCDAESIFTCRSFLYVEKDQDCWTAAANSKSEIVVRRSSAALYEKKLYLLECVNGVGTDYRGTKSKSKTGKTCQRWEAKYPHRPNFTPSEHPRADLESNFCRNPDGDSGGPWCYTTDPDTRWENCNVPSCTEECIHCSGENYRGKISTTENDFTCQRWDSQKPHNHGYNPSALPEKYLEENYCRNPDGDPKPWCFTTSPSKRWDFCSIPRCTSEPPTIVPELTCATGEGGAYRGTVAVTESGKRCQSWSTQTPHKHNRSPDNYPCKGLDNNYCRNPDNERMPWCYTTESETRWEYCKVPTCGDEAGRDEAVIPPEEEDCYIADGTSYRGITSETISGKRCQSWSAMTPHNHQKTPRNFPTADLRRNLCRNPDGDRAPWCYTTDPSVRWEYCNLEKCPTSPAGGTPPTTPSNPQAPTQTPPQKDCKTGNGATYRGSTSITILGVSCQAWSAQSPHQHNSFTPQTHPEKGLEGNSCRNPDGDVNGPWCYTTDRNKKWNYCQIPDCAGLNCGTPVTKPKRCFGRIVGGCVSKAHSWPWQISLRTNTGTHFCGGTLIHPQWVLTAAHCLERSKRPSAYKVILGVHTERANEASKQDKNLEKLVLGPNGADIALLKLQSPALINDKVLPVCLPTKDYVVPSGTECYVTGWGETQDSI from the exons ATGGACCTGTACAAACTAGCTTTCCTCCTGGGAACCCTGATCTGCTCTG TTAGTTGTACTGAGGTGGACAGCTACACCAAAACTGAAGGAGCGTGGATCCTCTCGCTGCAGAAACGACAGCACTCAGCCAACACTGTGGCTGAATGTGCCGCCAAATGTGACGCCGAGTCAATCTTCACATGCAG GTCTTTCCTCTACGTTGAGAAGGACCAAGATTGttggacagcagcagcaaactCTAAATCAGAGATAGTCGTGCGCAGAAGCAGCGCAGCGTTatatgaaaagaaat TATACCTCCTGGAGTGTGTTAATGGAGTAGGAACAGATTACAGAGGAACAAAGAGCAAATCAAAAACAGGGAAGACGTGCCAGAGATGGGAAGCTAAATACCCACACAGGCCCAA CTTCACGCCCAGTGAACATCCCAGAGCGGACCTGGAGTCCAACTTCTGCAGGAACCCTGATGGAGACAGCGGGGGACCCTGGTGCTACACCACCGACCCCGACACCCGCTGGGAGAACTGCAATGTACCCAGCTGCaccg AGGAGTGTATACACTGCAGTGGTGAGAACTACAGAGGGAAGATCTCCACTACAGAAAACGACTTCACCTGCCAACGCTGGGACTCGCAGAAGCCTCACAACCATGGCTACAACCCCAGCGC TCTTCCAGAGAAGTATCTGGAGGAGAACTACTGCAGAAACCCCGATGGAGACCCCAAACCCTGGTGCTTCACCACCAGCCCGTCCAAACGATGGGACTTCTGCTCCATACCCCGCTGCA CGTCCGAGCCGCCCACCATCGTCCCCGAGCTGACCTGTGCCACCGGGGAAGGTGGAGCCTACCGAGGCACCGTCGCCGTGACCGAGTCCGGCAAACGTTGCCAGAGCTGGTCGACTCAGacgccacacaaacacaaccgcTCGCCAGACAACTACCCCTGCAA AGGCCTTGATAACAACTACTGTCGTAACCCTGACAACGAGAGGATGCCCTGGTGTTACACCACCGAGTCTGAAACCCGCTGGGAGTACTGCAAAGTGCCGACCTGCGGGGATGAAGCGGGACGAG ATGAGGCAGTGATCCCCCCCGAGGAGGAGGACTGTTATATAGCGGACGGGACGAGTTACCGCGGCATAACATCCGAGACCATCAGTGGAAAAAGATGTCAAAGCTGGAGCGCCATGACGCCTCACAACCACCAGAAAACTCCACGGAACTTCCCCACAGC GGACCTCAGGAGGAATCTGTGCAGGAACCCTGACGGAGACCGAGCTCCCTGGTGTTACACTACAGACCCCAGTGTCCGCTGGGAGTACTGCAACCTGGAGAAATGCCCCACCAGTCCTGCGGGAGGAACTCCTCCAACCACACCTTCTAATCCCCAGGCCCCCACCCAGACTCCACCTCAGAAAG ACTGTAAGACTGGAAATGGGGCTACATACCGGGGTTCAACCTCCATCACCATCCTGGGCGTCAGCTGCCAGGCCTGGAGTGCTCAGAGTCCTCATCAACACAACAGCTTCACCCCACAAACTCACCCCGAAAAGGGTCTTGAGGGCAAT AGCTGCAGAAACCCGGACGGCGATGTGAACGGGCCGTGGTGCTACACTACGGACAGGAACAAGAAATGGAACTACTGTCAGATCCCCGACTGTG CTGGATTGAATTGTGGGACGCCAGTCACCAAACCAAAGCGTTGCTTTGGTCGGATCGTAGGCGGCTGCGTGTCCAAAGCTCACTCGTGGCCGTGGCAGATCAGCCTCCGGACCAA CACGGGAACTCATTTCTGTGGAGGAACTCTGATCCACCCTCAGTGGGTTCTCACAGCTGCACACTGTCTGGAGAG gtccAAACGACCTTCAGCCTACAAGGTGATCCTGGGcgtgcacacagagagagccAACGAGGCGTCCAAGCAAGACAAGAACCTGGAGAAACTGGTCCTGGGACCCAACGGGGCCGACATCGCTCTGCTCAAACTGCAGAG cccTGCACTAATAAATGACAAAGTCCTGCCAGTTTGTCTGCCGACGAAGGATTACGTCGTTCCCAGTGGAACCGAGTGTTACGTCACCGGATGGGGTGAAACTCAAG attccatatga
- the LOC115028902 gene encoding solute carrier family 22 member 2-like has protein sequence MTTFDDLLEEAGPFGRCQRRVFALLCLLSLPFAGVYVGIVFQGFTPDHWCRDPAVVERRQACSWSLEDSRRLTVPLVNSSGVMQQSSCERYAVDWNTTGLSCDTQELNLSGVPVTTCKDGWEYQYEGRKSFVTEFNLVCSEGWYVDMYQSTLNVGFLAGSFAFGFFADRFGRKISFLLSNVLNAISGMALAFAPNYVSILVLRSIFGFGVKGGWMSTYVLLTEIVGVEYRRTVGILFQMFFSVGVLILPLLAYFIADWRWMQVVITAPYILFLSYYWLIPESPRWLISQNNSSKALEITEAIAKENKRNLKNVKTLTDEEGDSTSASLVDLFRTPNMRKHTLILMFNWFTSAVVYQGLIMRVGIAGGNVYIDFFIAGLVEFPAAFLILFTIERIGRRIPFASANIVAGAACLITAFIPDRMSWFKTVVACIGRLGITVAFEMVVFVNTELYPTYVRNLGVSVCSTLCDVGGIVAPFLLYRLAAIWLELPLIIFGVVAFVAGGLVLLLPETKGVPLPETIEDIEFPNRKQEDAVENQHMKKLLKSDLTNNKETTTV, from the exons ATGACGACCTTTGACGACCTCCTGGAAGAGGCTGGGCCTTTCGGCCGCTGCCAGAGGCGTGTCTTCGCCCTGCTCTGTCTGTTGTCGTTACCTTTTGCAGGCGTGTACGTCGGCATCGTCTTCCAGGGTTTCACCCCGGATCACTGGTGCCGGGACCCCGCAGTGGTGGAGAGGAGGCAGGCGTGCAGCTGGAGCCTGGAGGACAGTCGCAGGCTGACGGTGCCTCTGGTCAACAGCTCAGGAGTgatgcagcagagcagctgtGAGCGGTATGCGGTGGACTGGAACACAACAGGACTCAGCTGCGACACACAGGAACTGAACCTCAGTGGGGTCCCAGTCACCACATGCAAG gATGGCTGGGAGTATCAGTATGAAGGCAGGAAGTCCTTTGTCACAGAG TTTAACTTGGTGTGTTCAGAAGGATGGTATGTGGACATGTACCAGTCCACTCTCAATGTGGGCTTTCTTGCCGGCAGCTTTGCTTTTGGTTTCTTTGCTGACAG GTTTGGCAGGAAGATCAGTTTCCTGTTGTCCAACGTCCTGAATGCGATCTCGGGGATGGCGCTGGCCTTCGCTCCAAACTACGTCTCCATCCTGGTGTTGAGGTCCATTTTTGGCTTCGGAGTCAAAGGAGGCTGGATGTCCACATATGTGCTGC TCACAGAGATTGTTGGAGTGGAGTACAGACGGACGGTGGGGATATTGTTCCAGATGTTCTTCAGCGTCGGCGTCCTCATCCTCCCTCTGCTCGCCTACTTCATAGCCGACTGGCGCTGGATGCAGGTCGTCATCACTGCACCATACATCCTCTTCCTGTCCTACTACTG GCTTATCCCAGAGTCTCCGAGGTGGCTCATCTCGCAGAACAATTCTTCCAAAGCTCTGGAGATCACTGAGGCCATCGCAAAGGAGAATAAGAGGAACCTCAAGAACGTTAAG ACGCTGACGGATGAGGAAGGCGACTCCACCTCTGCCTCTTTGGTGGACCTGTTCAGAACTCCAAATATGAGAAAGCACACTTTGATCCTCATGTTCAACTG GTTCACCAGCGCTGTGGTTTATCAAGGCCTCATCATGCGCGTGGGGATCGCAGGAGGAAACGTCTACATCGACTTCTTCATCGCTGGACTGGTGGAGTTCCCCGCCgccttcctcatcctcttcacCATCGAACGCATCGGCAGACGCATTCCCTTCGCTTCCGCCAACATCGTAGCTGGAGCCGCCTGCTTGATCACGGCTTTCATTCCTGACA GGATGTCCTGGTTTAAGACCGTGGTGGCCTGCATCGGGCGGCTGGGGATCACTGTTGCCTTTGAGATGGTGGTGTTTGTTAACACTGAGCTCTACCCGACATACGTGAG GAACCTGGGAGTGTCCGTTTGTTCCACGCTGTGTGACGTTGGAGGCATCGTCGCTCCCTTCCTGCTCTACAGACTGGCTGCCATCTGGCTGGAGCTGCCACTCATCATCTTCG GAGTCGTCGCGTTCGTAGCTGGAGGTTTGGTGCTGTTGCTGCCGGAAACCAAAGGAGTTCCTCTCCCTGAGACCATCGAGGATATTGAGTTTCCTAATAG GAAACAGGAAGATGCGGTGGAGAACCAACACATGAAGAAACTTTTAAAATCAGACCTGACAAACAACAAGGAAACAAcaactgtgtga